One window from the genome of Halococcus agarilyticus encodes:
- a CDS encoding halocarboxylic acid dehydrogenase DehI family protein: MDTSRQLYDVEATGRQRGVYDDIKRTFRAPIVNWIFRTTMANAPHFLRYAWGQLKPLFDTRAFARYSVAYRDAVLTELEDATGIPTYRRSTVDVAPAEYDALRGQLATFDVVAPRLVFLFETMDRALHDGAVGTDPGATRAATAPFPAWLDADRGRPPTMIAAGAVPDDLDETVSSIQSFHGLGDDLPSIYRCLAQWPTVLDAAWADLGPFFESDGFDRARETTAELTATLVESTPYTPRLAPEDLRSAGFDDDTIEEMQTLFREFNTGAVESVLPTLPVYAATVDAEGVRNPL, translated from the coding sequence GTGGACACCAGCAGACAGCTCTACGACGTCGAGGCGACGGGCCGTCAGCGCGGCGTCTACGACGACATCAAGCGGACCTTCCGTGCGCCGATCGTCAACTGGATCTTCCGAACGACGATGGCGAACGCTCCGCACTTCCTCCGGTACGCCTGGGGACAGCTGAAGCCGCTGTTCGATACCCGGGCGTTCGCTCGGTATTCGGTCGCGTACCGTGATGCGGTCCTCACGGAACTCGAAGACGCGACCGGGATCCCGACCTACCGGCGCTCGACGGTCGACGTCGCCCCGGCGGAGTACGACGCGCTTCGGGGGCAGCTGGCCACCTTCGACGTCGTCGCGCCGCGGCTCGTGTTCCTCTTCGAGACGATGGATCGCGCGCTCCACGACGGAGCCGTCGGCACCGACCCGGGAGCGACGCGCGCAGCGACGGCTCCGTTCCCCGCGTGGCTGGACGCCGATCGCGGTCGTCCCCCGACGATGATCGCCGCGGGCGCGGTTCCCGACGATCTCGACGAAACCGTCTCGTCGATCCAGTCGTTTCACGGTCTCGGCGACGATCTACCGAGCATCTACCGCTGTCTCGCCCAGTGGCCCACGGTTCTCGACGCCGCGTGGGCCGACCTCGGACCGTTCTTCGAGTCCGACGGGTTCGATCGAGCCCGCGAAACCACGGCGGAGCTGACGGCGACGCTCGTCGAGTCGACACCCTACACGCCCCGCCTCGCGCCCGAAGACCTGCGAAGCGCGGGGTTCGACGATGACACGATCGAGGAGATGCAGACGCTGTTTCGCGAGTTCAACACCGGGGCCGTCGAGAGCGTCCTACCGACGCTGCCGGTCTACGCGGCGACGGTCGACGCGGAGGGAGTTCGCAACCCGCTCTGA
- a CDS encoding beta propeller repeat protein: MKIGGIHDGTLYCTRGLDVGVWDERSGFRRRGTLPNPAAGFERLSFDVRNRRLPKRLLEPVTGTYTTTNLWPLDDERLVATVSRWLFVSADGGRSWELVRELPESSGMMGVLPTSLCEHDDRLYLAEYPLGDEPARVLVSDDHGETWGDFVEHSDVRHFHGLFSDPYAGRLWGTTGDTDAESAIGVFEDGGFEPVGRGSQRWRAVQLAFTSDAIYWGEDCSYTDGVEICRLPRDRLDDETPEPDVVGTTDGPIYYAETLSTADTDWLVISTTATPEVDSTAPGVTQKAHHERPARVLAAPADSGYETWYELYAVDRKPAVGGYVDPVPESNGYLFMTTDPEMGLVINPYNTSRASGDVVTVPPETFAERAFAPYVGPEPNTSTQQSSRA, from the coding sequence ATGAAGATCGGTGGGATCCACGACGGCACGCTCTACTGCACCCGGGGTCTCGACGTCGGTGTCTGGGACGAACGCAGCGGGTTCCGTCGCCGGGGAACGCTCCCGAACCCCGCGGCGGGGTTCGAGCGGCTCTCGTTCGACGTTCGAAACCGTCGGCTGCCGAAGCGGCTGCTCGAACCCGTCACCGGAACGTACACTACCACGAACCTGTGGCCGCTCGACGACGAGCGCCTGGTCGCCACGGTCTCGCGGTGGCTGTTCGTTTCGGCCGACGGTGGCCGCTCGTGGGAGCTCGTCCGCGAACTCCCCGAATCCTCGGGAATGATGGGCGTGCTGCCGACCTCCCTCTGTGAACACGACGACCGACTCTATCTCGCCGAGTACCCGCTCGGCGACGAACCCGCGCGGGTGCTGGTGAGCGACGATCACGGGGAGACGTGGGGCGATTTCGTCGAGCACTCGGACGTCCGGCACTTCCACGGCCTGTTCTCCGATCCGTACGCCGGCCGGCTCTGGGGGACCACCGGCGACACCGACGCCGAGAGCGCGATCGGCGTGTTCGAAGATGGCGGATTCGAGCCCGTGGGTCGCGGGAGTCAGCGCTGGCGCGCGGTCCAGCTCGCCTTCACCTCCGACGCGATCTACTGGGGCGAGGACTGCTCGTACACCGACGGGGTCGAGATCTGCCGGCTCCCGCGCGACCGGCTCGACGACGAAACGCCCGAACCCGACGTCGTCGGGACGACCGACGGCCCGATCTACTACGCCGAGACGCTGTCGACCGCCGACACCGACTGGCTCGTGATTTCGACAACCGCGACGCCCGAGGTCGACAGCACCGCGCCGGGCGTGACCCAGAAAGCCCACCACGAGCGACCGGCGCGGGTGCTCGCCGCCCCGGCCGACTCGGGCTACGAGACCTGGTACGAGCTCTACGCCGTCGACCGGAAGCCCGCCGTCGGCGGGTACGTCGATCCGGTCCCCGAGTCGAACGGCTATCTCTTTATGACGACCGACCCCGAGATGGGTCTCGTGATCAACCCCTACAACACCTCGCGGGCGAGCGGCGACGTCGTCACCGTCCCTCCCGAGACGTTCGCGGAGCGGGCGTTCGCCCCCTACGTCGGTCCCGAACCGAACACGAGCACGCAGCAGTCCTCCCGCGCATGA
- a CDS encoding right-handed parallel beta-helix repeat-containing protein, whose product MPRNDDDERGRNSTDTVERNSTDATRRNDGGRSGLSIGRRSYLMAAGATVGSIGLASGRAAAASFERWGIRFKRTVDMVADAGCDPTGEEPCDAKIRAAADDYTLLKFPPGEYQITSKTVVLGKTNLGFLGEGDARFRVPTNFNEKALVVDDGTGLLFEGIDIDQRADGATPALHLGADDDLRVHDVELLGQGIHPKSIPKGEPGYSPGPGAENGNPHALDFFYPIVRSADGTGLVTDVVANNHGLMGTYNAGNGRSGIWVGISTEGTITFRNCRIEEFGSNGTYTSRTNGVVQFEDGVHRNNDNNQLRIGSPGSYAKGMILDVDAESSGSPNPYGALNYRGVRIEMGRMNDRTDVTVRDCDIAIRSTPHSGGGVVAESTASEFRVENTRIGIEADGVRGILAKEPDGGGAYPAPAEPHTATIRNTSVTGSANGNAAIELRERSGSVVANCCIEADGGDRDGVAFVRSNGCVVRNSTIDTDDQPVVERNAEVDVSRVSAGGSCPVPSVPESPEPSNPGDSPDFSDGAPDDTFTIEAAPGTEYEFGVTDELKKTAAANATVDPNDTIEGTTASGQVGEGGRDSYAFAGEITRLVLDGGANLYYNGESVDPAKYLANTVTIESESHAEYEIETSDGIAKSAAMGAADPNDTVEGTTASGQVGEGGRDSFAYPGEIANLAIDGDATVYRNGDEVEPDEFGLVDTFTIEAAPETEYELAASESLEKTTRANATIDPNDEIEGTTASGQVGEGGRDSYAITGEITRLVLDGGANLYYNGESVDPAKYLANTVTIESDSRVEYTIETSDGIAKSAAMGAADPNDTVSGRSVSGQVGAGGRDSFAYPGEITNLTTDGNATVYRNGERIDPDELGSTDTFTIEAAPETEYEFGVDGELKKTAAANATVDPNDTIEGTTASGQVGEGGRDSYAFAGEITRLVLDGGANLYYNGESVDPAKYLANTVTIESESHAEYEIETSDGIAKSAAMGAADPNDTVEETTASGQVGEGGRDSFAYPGEITSLAIDGDATVYRNGEVLADPGGTFSKQTDLPVFGRLSG is encoded by the coding sequence ATGCCACGCAACGACGACGACGAACGCGGACGGAACAGCACCGACACGGTCGAACGGAACAGCACCGACGCAACTCGACGGAACGACGGAGGTCGCAGCGGCCTCTCGATCGGCCGGCGATCGTACCTGATGGCCGCGGGAGCCACCGTCGGATCGATCGGCCTGGCCTCGGGAAGGGCAGCGGCAGCGTCGTTCGAGCGTTGGGGGATCAGGTTCAAGCGGACGGTGGACATGGTGGCGGACGCGGGGTGTGACCCGACGGGCGAGGAGCCGTGTGACGCGAAGATCCGGGCGGCCGCCGACGACTACACCCTGCTGAAGTTCCCGCCCGGCGAGTACCAGATCACCAGCAAGACGGTGGTGCTCGGCAAGACGAACCTCGGCTTCCTGGGGGAGGGGGATGCGCGATTCAGGGTGCCGACGAACTTCAACGAGAAGGCGCTGGTGGTCGACGACGGGACGGGGCTGCTGTTCGAGGGGATCGACATCGACCAGCGAGCGGACGGGGCGACGCCCGCCCTCCATCTGGGGGCGGACGACGACCTCCGGGTGCACGACGTGGAGCTGCTGGGCCAGGGCATTCACCCGAAATCGATCCCGAAGGGTGAGCCGGGGTACTCGCCGGGGCCGGGAGCCGAGAACGGCAACCCCCACGCGCTGGATTTCTTCTATCCGATCGTGCGCTCGGCGGACGGCACCGGGTTGGTGACGGATGTGGTAGCGAACAACCACGGGCTGATGGGGACGTACAACGCGGGCAACGGCCGGAGCGGGATCTGGGTCGGCATCTCGACCGAGGGAACGATCACGTTCCGGAACTGCCGAATCGAGGAGTTCGGCTCGAACGGGACGTACACCAGCCGAACGAACGGGGTGGTGCAGTTCGAGGACGGCGTTCACCGCAACAACGACAACAACCAGCTCCGGATCGGGAGTCCAGGCAGCTACGCAAAGGGGATGATCCTCGACGTGGACGCCGAATCGAGCGGTTCGCCGAACCCGTACGGGGCGCTGAACTACCGTGGGGTGCGGATCGAGATGGGGCGGATGAACGACCGGACGGACGTGACGGTCAGGGACTGTGATATCGCGATCCGGTCGACGCCACACTCCGGCGGCGGGGTGGTGGCCGAATCGACCGCGAGCGAGTTCCGGGTGGAGAACACGCGGATCGGGATCGAGGCCGACGGCGTCCGCGGGATCCTCGCGAAGGAGCCCGACGGCGGTGGGGCGTACCCCGCGCCGGCGGAACCGCACACTGCGACCATCCGGAACACGAGCGTGACCGGAAGCGCGAACGGGAACGCGGCGATCGAACTCCGCGAACGATCGGGGTCGGTCGTCGCGAACTGCTGCATCGAAGCCGACGGCGGTGATCGCGACGGCGTCGCGTTCGTCCGTTCGAACGGCTGTGTCGTCCGGAACTCCACCATCGACACCGACGACCAACCCGTCGTCGAACGAAACGCGGAGGTCGACGTCTCCCGCGTCTCCGCCGGCGGAAGCTGTCCGGTACCGAGCGTTCCCGAATCACCGGAGCCGTCGAACCCAGGGGACTCGCCCGATTTCTCGGACGGTGCTCCCGACGACACGTTCACGATCGAAGCGGCACCCGGGACCGAGTACGAGTTCGGGGTCACCGACGAGCTGAAAAAGACCGCGGCCGCGAACGCGACGGTCGATCCGAACGACACCATCGAGGGGACGACCGCGTCGGGCCAAGTCGGCGAGGGCGGCCGGGACAGCTACGCGTTCGCGGGCGAGATCACGCGGCTGGTGCTCGACGGTGGCGCGAACCTCTACTACAACGGTGAATCCGTCGATCCGGCGAAGTACCTCGCGAACACGGTGACGATCGAGAGCGAGAGTCACGCCGAATACGAGATCGAGACGAGCGACGGGATCGCGAAGAGCGCGGCGATGGGTGCGGCCGACCCGAACGACACCGTCGAGGGAACGACCGCATCCGGCCAGGTCGGCGAGGGAGGTCGGGACAGCTTCGCGTACCCCGGCGAGATCGCGAATCTCGCTATCGACGGCGACGCCACCGTCTACCGCAACGGTGACGAAGTCGAACCGGACGAGTTCGGACTCGTCGACACGTTCACGATCGAAGCAGCACCCGAAACCGAGTACGAACTCGCGGCGAGCGAGTCGTTGGAGAAGACCACGCGCGCGAACGCGACGATCGACCCGAACGACGAGATCGAGGGGACGACCGCCTCTGGGCAGGTGGGCGAGGGCGGCCGGGACAGCTACGCGATCACGGGTGAGATCACGCGGCTGGTGCTCGACGGCGGCGCGAACCTCTACTACAACGGCGAATCCGTCGATCCGGCGAAGTACCTCGCGAACACGGTGACGATCGAGAGCGACTCACGGGTGGAGTACACGATCGAGACGAGCGACGGGATCGCGAAGAGCGCGGCGATGGGGGCGGCGGACCCGAACGATACGGTCAGCGGGAGGTCGGTGAGCGGCCAGGTCGGGGCGGGCGGCCGGGACAGTTTCGCGTATCCGGGCGAGATCACGAACCTCACCACCGACGGCAACGCCACCGTCTACCGCAACGGCGAGCGGATCGATCCCGACGAACTCGGGAGCACGGACACGTTCACGATCGAAGCGGCACCCGAAACCGAGTACGAGTTCGGGGTGGACGGCGAGCTGAAAAAGACCGCGGCCGCGAACGCGACGGTCGATCCGAACGACACCATCGAGGGGACGACCGCCTCTGGGCAGGTGGGCGAGGGCGGCCGGGACAGCTACGCGTTCGCGGGCGAGATCACGCGGCTGGTGCTCGATGGTGGCGCGAACCTCTACTACAACGGCGAGTCCGTCGATCCAGCGAAGTACCTCGCGAACACGGTGACGATCGAGAGCGAGAGTCACGCCGAATACGAGATCGAGACGAGCGACGGGATCGCGAAGAGCGCGGCGATGGGGGCGGCGGACCCGAACGACACCGTCGAGGAGACGACCGCATCCGGCCAGGTCGGCGAGGGAGGTCGGGACAGCTTCGCGTATCCGGGCGAGATCACGAGTCTCGCTATCGACGGCGACGCCACCGTCTACCGCAACGGCGAGGTCCTCGCGGACCCGGGTGGCACGTTCTCGAAGCAGACCGACCTGCCCGTCTTCGGCCGACTCTCGGGGTAG
- a CDS encoding methionyl-tRNA formyltransferase-like protein, whose translation MRVGVLANPMLTRFEERALDRVAGLDGVTIERVTVDASVRDESSSLAAGADVVNQGKTVSLTDLELFVDVVRESGLKAFIYADEKLGWLLFDETSQMEWLRSRPVEEVDCLADATIVDCEPVPAGGAWNTLPDDETDEIARTCDVVIRFGFGLLKGPILEAPKHGVLSAHTTDIREYRGMGPKVSYLNDDPTVSVTLQQLSETIDGGRIVEILSRELPPNPTLDDVWDAVYGIQTELFAAGIANLRDDSFEPWQPDELGPYYPHSLQQRNPRFVSRLLARNNWRRLRKRLP comes from the coding sequence ATGAGAGTCGGTGTCCTCGCGAACCCCATGCTGACGCGGTTCGAGGAGCGCGCGCTCGACCGCGTCGCCGGGCTCGACGGCGTGACGATCGAGCGCGTCACCGTCGATGCCTCGGTTCGCGACGAGTCGTCGTCGCTCGCGGCCGGGGCCGACGTGGTGAACCAGGGCAAGACCGTCTCGCTCACGGACCTCGAACTGTTCGTCGACGTCGTCCGCGAGAGCGGACTGAAGGCGTTCATCTACGCCGACGAGAAGCTCGGCTGGCTCCTGTTCGACGAGACCAGCCAGATGGAGTGGCTTCGCTCACGGCCGGTCGAGGAGGTCGACTGCCTCGCCGACGCCACGATCGTGGACTGCGAGCCGGTCCCGGCGGGCGGGGCGTGGAACACCCTGCCCGACGACGAGACCGACGAGATCGCCCGGACCTGCGACGTCGTGATCCGGTTCGGGTTTGGACTCCTCAAGGGCCCGATCCTCGAAGCCCCGAAACACGGTGTCCTGAGCGCCCATACGACCGACATCCGGGAGTATCGCGGGATGGGACCGAAGGTGTCGTACCTGAACGACGACCCGACGGTGAGCGTCACGCTCCAGCAGCTCTCCGAGACCATCGACGGCGGGCGCATCGTCGAGATCCTCTCACGGGAGCTCCCCCCGAACCCCACCCTCGACGACGTCTGGGACGCGGTCTACGGCATCCAGACCGAGCTGTTCGCTGCCGGGATCGCGAACCTCCGGGACGACTCGTTCGAGCCGTGGCAGCCCGACGAACTCGGGCCGTACTACCCCCACAGCCTCCAGCAGCGAAACCCACGGTTCGTCTCGCGGCTCCTCGCGAGGAACAACTGGCGACGCCTCCGGAAGCGACTTCCGTAG
- a CDS encoding asparagine synthase-related protein: protein MTGIFGGSVTETALQDLGEALHDEPWYGHERLGTDGHRLGLRHHGDRDPGGHLTYEAGARAAVVHGAITNREALGLTTDELFESFLDSPTELLSRLDGPFVIAGVDADADRVVVATDRLGARPCYYHADEGLAFTSSLGALLTRVDDPTLDEGAVADMLLMGYVWGEKTLVEEVTALPPATVLDYSEGTLSTERYWSPSFDALPDDGYLPGLVEQYRSIIDDAAGTMDGSVGLWLSGGLDSRTMAAELDRHASGFDDLAAYTYDANPRGGGNPELAGEVAAHLDVDLDTVELTPDLFLDRLGEAVDLTDGMLRWSSFINLLSTYSLPDDHADVLLEGAGQGELMGHHLRRYHFTGTDSPIESMYWSEAMVDRDTVATLLATDAEPLQSFVDTAEASDASHKGTILDAHFANYYSRMTFASNAIPRSQAGTRVPFADREFLEYVARLPLKHRMRTVPLTRGTIPYGVTRTKLALTRALDSDLAAIRYERTGVAPKRPFPVHVAGFLTTTAAARLGRRTTYGGRSVPDMWYRNQPAVREFFDDLLDSACERSVFDGEAIRRLRREHLADEANHMITSLAAITTLELWLQRNVD, encoded by the coding sequence GTGACCGGGATATTCGGCGGCTCCGTTACCGAAACGGCGCTCCAGGACCTCGGGGAGGCACTCCACGACGAGCCGTGGTACGGGCACGAGCGCCTCGGGACCGACGGCCACAGGCTCGGCCTGCGCCACCACGGCGACCGCGATCCGGGGGGCCACCTGACGTACGAGGCGGGTGCGCGCGCCGCCGTCGTCCACGGCGCGATCACGAACCGTGAGGCGCTCGGACTGACCACGGACGAGCTGTTCGAATCGTTCCTCGATTCGCCGACGGAACTCCTCTCGCGGCTCGACGGGCCGTTCGTGATCGCCGGTGTCGACGCCGACGCGGACCGGGTCGTCGTCGCGACCGACCGGCTCGGCGCGCGGCCGTGTTACTACCACGCCGACGAGGGGCTCGCGTTCACCTCCAGCCTCGGGGCGCTGCTCACGCGGGTCGACGACCCGACGCTCGACGAGGGGGCGGTCGCCGACATGCTGCTGATGGGCTACGTCTGGGGCGAGAAGACGCTCGTCGAGGAGGTCACGGCCCTCCCGCCGGCGACGGTGCTCGACTATTCCGAGGGAACCCTCTCGACCGAACGCTACTGGTCGCCCTCGTTCGACGCGCTCCCCGACGACGGCTACCTCCCCGGACTCGTCGAGCAGTACCGATCGATCATCGACGACGCTGCGGGAACGATGGACGGCTCGGTGGGACTGTGGCTCTCGGGCGGACTCGACAGCCGGACGATGGCCGCCGAACTCGACCGCCACGCCAGTGGGTTCGACGACCTCGCGGCGTACACCTACGACGCCAACCCGCGGGGTGGCGGCAACCCGGAGCTCGCCGGCGAGGTCGCCGCCCACCTCGACGTCGATCTCGACACCGTGGAGCTGACCCCCGATCTGTTCCTCGACCGGCTCGGCGAGGCGGTCGACCTCACCGACGGGATGCTCCGGTGGTCCTCGTTCATCAACCTCCTGTCGACCTATTCGCTCCCCGACGATCACGCCGACGTCCTCCTCGAAGGCGCGGGCCAGGGTGAGCTGATGGGTCACCACCTGCGCCGGTATCACTTCACGGGGACCGACTCCCCGATCGAGTCGATGTACTGGAGCGAGGCGATGGTCGATCGCGACACCGTCGCGACGCTGCTCGCCACCGACGCCGAGCCGCTCCAGTCGTTCGTCGACACGGCCGAAGCCAGCGACGCCTCACACAAGGGGACCATCCTCGACGCCCACTTCGCCAACTACTACTCCCGGATGACGTTCGCGAGCAACGCGATCCCGCGGAGTCAGGCCGGGACACGCGTCCCGTTCGCCGACCGCGAGTTCCTCGAGTACGTCGCACGGCTCCCGCTGAAACACCGGATGCGGACGGTCCCGCTCACGCGGGGCACGATCCCCTACGGCGTCACCCGGACCAAACTCGCCCTGACGCGCGCGCTCGATTCCGACCTCGCGGCCATCCGCTACGAGCGCACCGGCGTCGCGCCGAAGCGACCGTTTCCCGTGCACGTCGCCGGCTTCCTCACCACGACCGCGGCGGCACGCCTCGGCCGACGGACCACCTACGGCGGTCGGAGCGTCCCCGACATGTGGTATCGCAACCAGCCCGCAGTCCGGGAGTTCTTCGACGACCTGCTCGACAGCGCGTGCGAGCGATCGGTGTTCGACGGCGAGGCGATCCGACGGCTCCGGCGCGAACACCTCGCGGACGAGGCGAACCACATGATCACGTCGCTCGCGGCGATCACGACGCTCGAACTCTGGCTCCAGCGAAACGTCGACTGA
- a CDS encoding HVO_0476 family zinc finger protein, which yields MSEATERVAVACPSCSPAEPVVHEVLKPGGQTTVRCTECGHTHKTKIEEPDTVECDVIVSQDGESFSTATDVPAGESLTAGEEFVLDTPEALLTVRITSLEVGDDQRSESAVAEDVDTIWTRVVGNVGVDVTLNPSDGDDETRSIELRVPGDYEFTVGEREDLADEAFTVKGIHLRADATGYGFDRLDHDEDMAFAKDVDRLYADDESSGAWSVW from the coding sequence ATGAGCGAAGCTACAGAGCGCGTCGCGGTCGCCTGTCCGTCGTGTTCGCCCGCAGAGCCGGTCGTCCACGAAGTGCTGAAACCGGGCGGCCAGACCACCGTTCGCTGCACCGAGTGCGGCCACACCCACAAGACGAAGATCGAGGAACCCGACACCGTCGAGTGCGACGTGATCGTCTCCCAGGACGGCGAATCGTTTTCCACGGCGACCGACGTCCCAGCGGGCGAGTCGCTCACCGCGGGCGAGGAGTTCGTCCTCGACACGCCCGAGGCCCTTCTCACAGTCAGAATCACCAGCCTCGAAGTCGGCGACGACCAGCGCTCCGAGAGCGCCGTCGCCGAGGACGTCGACACCATCTGGACCCGCGTCGTCGGGAACGTCGGCGTCGACGTCACGCTCAACCCCTCGGATGGGGACGACGAGACCCGGAGCATCGAACTCAGAGTGCCGGGCGATTACGAGTTCACGGTCGGCGAGCGCGAGGACCTCGCCGACGAGGCCTTCACCGTGAAGGGGATCCACCTCCGGGCGGACGCGACGGGCTACGGGTTCGACCGACTCGACCACGACGAGGACATGGCGTTCGCGAAGGACGTCGACCGGCTCTACGCCGACGACGAGTCCTCGGGCGCGTGGTCGGTCTGGTGA
- a CDS encoding protein-L-isoaspartate(D-aspartate) O-methyltransferase — translation MSDSTARREQLVDRLQEQGRIERETTREALRRVPRHEFVPAARRGDAYADRPLPIGEDQTISAPHMVAMMTDLLELDHGDRVLEIGTGCGYHAAVTAAVVGAVDGTGDGDDPNRATTGDTDGERGAVYSVEFHDSLAAAARERLDRLGYDVAVRAGDGHEGWPDGAPYDAAYLTCAAAELPEKVIEQVGPGGRIVAPIGRGRQTLVRATRRPDGGLDRERHGGVRFVPMRSA, via the coding sequence ATGAGCGACTCCACGGCACGGCGCGAACAGCTCGTCGATCGCCTCCAAGAACAGGGACGGATCGAGCGCGAGACGACCCGCGAGGCACTCCGTCGCGTGCCGCGCCACGAGTTCGTGCCCGCCGCCCGACGAGGCGACGCCTACGCCGACCGGCCGCTCCCGATCGGCGAGGACCAGACCATCAGCGCGCCGCACATGGTCGCGATGATGACCGACCTGCTCGAACTCGACCATGGGGACCGTGTGCTCGAAATCGGCACCGGGTGTGGGTATCACGCCGCCGTCACCGCCGCGGTCGTCGGGGCCGTCGACGGGACCGGCGACGGTGACGATCCCAACCGCGCGACGACCGGCGACACCGACGGCGAGCGCGGCGCGGTCTACAGCGTCGAGTTCCACGACTCGCTCGCCGCGGCCGCCCGCGAACGTCTCGACAGGTTGGGATACGACGTCGCGGTGCGGGCCGGCGACGGCCACGAGGGCTGGCCGGATGGCGCGCCCTACGACGCCGCCTACCTCACCTGTGCTGCGGCCGAACTCCCCGAGAAGGTGATCGAACAGGTGGGGCCCGGCGGCCGGATCGTCGCCCCCATCGGCCGGGGGCGACAGACGCTCGTGCGCGCGACCCGGCGGCCCGACGGCGGTCTCGATCGCGAGCGCCACGGCGGCGTGCGGTTCGTCCCGATGCGATCGGCGTGA
- a CDS encoding protein-L-isoaspartate O-methyltransferase family protein: protein MDAATLRDDMVAGLEHESKAVIDSERVSAAMRAVPRHEFVDEAAAYADRSLDHAGTRVLAPSTAARLLEALAPEPDDRVLVVGAGVGYTAAVCAEIAGESNVNAVDIARRLVLDARRNLDRANYGGVFVDRRDGAHGLATYAPFDRILVEASAVRPPPALVDQLAADGRLVLPLGAHDQALAAVEDGRVIERFGPTSFAPLLVAGEQTDAVERNRTYREDRERAERVAQRRHGWEHDWIDWEGG, encoded by the coding sequence ATGGACGCCGCGACGCTCCGCGACGACATGGTCGCGGGCCTCGAACACGAGAGCAAGGCGGTGATCGACAGCGAGCGGGTGAGCGCCGCGATGCGGGCGGTCCCCCGCCACGAGTTCGTGGACGAGGCGGCCGCGTACGCCGATCGCTCGCTCGATCACGCGGGCACGCGCGTGCTCGCGCCGAGCACCGCCGCACGGCTCCTCGAAGCGCTCGCCCCCGAGCCGGACGATCGGGTGCTGGTGGTCGGTGCGGGCGTCGGCTACACCGCCGCAGTCTGTGCCGAGATCGCGGGCGAATCGAACGTCAACGCGGTCGACATCGCGCGCCGGCTCGTGCTCGACGCCCGCCGAAACCTCGACCGAGCCAACTACGGCGGCGTCTTCGTCGACCGGCGCGACGGCGCACACGGCCTCGCGACGTACGCCCCGTTCGATCGGATCCTCGTCGAGGCGAGCGCGGTCCGCCCGCCGCCCGCGCTCGTCGATCAGCTCGCCGCCGACGGGCGGCTCGTCCTCCCGCTCGGCGCGCACGATCAGGCGCTCGCCGCGGTCGAGGACGGCCGGGTCATCGAACGGTTCGGACCGACGTCGTTCGCCCCGCTGCTCGTCGCGGGCGAACAGACGGACGCCGTCGAGCGAAATCGGACCTACCGGGAGGACCGCGAGCGCGCCGAACGCGTCGCGCAGCGCCGCCACGGCTGGGAGCACGACTGGATCGACTGGGAGGGGGGATAG
- a CDS encoding cupin domain-containing protein translates to MEKVSIDDVDPVIQPAAIMRPLTEALGTTDVAINYYELEPGDSFAYGYHVHEIQEEVFCVLSGTATFETETGSVPVAAGEVVRFPPGEYQRGVNEGDERVTALALGAPLEYGEQTMLRECATCGERTSHRITSAADGDARVTLCDLCGTETGRWTL, encoded by the coding sequence ATGGAGAAAGTCAGTATCGACGATGTCGACCCCGTCATCCAGCCCGCGGCGATCATGCGGCCGCTGACCGAGGCGCTCGGGACGACCGACGTCGCGATCAACTACTACGAGCTCGAACCGGGCGACAGCTTCGCCTACGGCTACCACGTCCACGAGATTCAGGAGGAGGTGTTCTGCGTGCTCTCCGGAACGGCGACGTTCGAAACCGAAACCGGGTCGGTTCCGGTCGCAGCGGGCGAGGTCGTCCGGTTTCCGCCCGGGGAGTACCAGCGCGGTGTCAACGAAGGTGACGAGCGGGTCACCGCGCTCGCACTCGGGGCTCCCCTCGAGTACGGCGAACAGACCATGCTCCGCGAGTGTGCGACCTGTGGCGAGCGGACCTCACACCGGATCACGTCGGCGGCGGACGGAGATGCTCGCGTCACCCTCTGTGATCTGTGTGGAACCGAAACCGGCCGATGGACGCTGTGA